From Sporosarcina sp. Marseille-Q4943, the proteins below share one genomic window:
- a CDS encoding YuzB family protein, protein MNPIVEFCMSNLANGSQKTLEALERDPNIDVLEYGCLSYCTKCAEGLYALVNGEVVEADTPEELTERIYQFIEENPLF, encoded by the coding sequence GTGAATCCGATCGTAGAATTCTGTATGAGCAATCTTGCTAACGGTTCACAGAAGACATTGGAAGCGTTGGAAAGGGATCCAAATATAGATGTGCTGGAATATGGCTGTCTCAGTTATTGCACGAAATGTGCTGAAGGATTATATGCACTCGTCAATGGTGAAGTCGTCGAAGCAGACACACCAGAAGAATTGACGGAGCGGATTTATCAATTCATAGAAGAAAATCCTTTATTCTAA
- a CDS encoding TIGR01457 family HAD-type hydrolase, producing the protein MDNYKAVCFDLDGTVYRGNEVIPEAAVLIEELQRSGIEPYYITNNSSQTANQFQTKLHRMGIKTTPEQIMTSAIASAKYCKEQFEGASIMMIGEEGLEQALVSEGFELTSQNPDVVVIGIDRSITYEKLAAASLAIRAGARFIATNGDRAFPTERGLVPGNGSFVKLLESTTDRTAIFIGKPEPHLLHFIQQKGYRKDEMIMIGDNYETDIQAGIRFGIDTIYVEGGVTSLETVKAQLELPTYLYKSLADWNKKEPQ; encoded by the coding sequence ATGGACAACTATAAAGCGGTTTGCTTTGACTTGGATGGGACGGTCTACCGGGGAAATGAAGTGATTCCGGAAGCTGCTGTCTTAATTGAAGAACTTCAGCGAAGTGGCATTGAACCTTATTATATAACGAATAATTCTTCTCAGACGGCAAACCAATTTCAAACGAAACTCCACCGGATGGGAATTAAGACAACTCCGGAACAGATCATGACATCGGCCATTGCTTCCGCAAAATATTGCAAAGAGCAATTCGAAGGTGCATCCATCATGATGATTGGCGAAGAAGGGCTAGAACAAGCACTAGTTTCGGAAGGGTTTGAGCTGACCTCACAAAATCCGGACGTCGTTGTCATTGGAATCGACCGCAGCATTACATATGAAAAACTCGCTGCCGCCAGTTTGGCGATTCGCGCAGGGGCGCGTTTTATTGCGACGAATGGCGATCGAGCATTCCCGACAGAAAGAGGGCTCGTCCCGGGGAATGGCTCGTTTGTGAAGCTTCTGGAATCGACGACGGATCGCACTGCTATCTTTATTGGAAAACCGGAGCCGCATTTGTTGCATTTCATTCAACAAAAAGGGTATAGGAAAGACGAAATGATCATGATCGGTGACAACTACGAAACCGACATCCAGGCAGGAATCCGCTTCGGCATCGATACAATCTATGTAGAGGGCGGCGTGACAAGTTTGGAGACGGTGAAGGCGCAGTTGGAGCTACCGACATATCTTTACAAAAGCCTTGCAGATTGGAATAAAAAAGAACCGCAATGA
- a CDS encoding DUF86 domain-containing protein, protein MYFIDRQKINETLAYMESLLALFEGHQKWNESKVQSLALERIAHTLVESIIDVGNSMIDGFIMRDPGSYDDIIDIMEDEKVITPEMSGPLKKVIGLRKMIVREFVEVDNEEIEAVLHETKEEMKAFPVKVRHYLENELGPVSAFSPQEQ, encoded by the coding sequence TTGTACTTTATCGACCGTCAAAAAATTAATGAAACACTTGCTTATATGGAAAGCCTTCTCGCTTTATTTGAAGGGCATCAAAAATGGAATGAGAGCAAAGTCCAATCGCTAGCACTTGAAAGGATTGCACATACGCTCGTCGAGTCAATCATCGACGTAGGCAATTCTATGATTGATGGCTTCATTATGCGTGATCCGGGCAGCTATGACGATATTATCGACATCATGGAAGATGAGAAAGTGATTACGCCTGAAATGAGTGGCCCGTTGAAAAAAGTGATCGGACTCCGAAAAATGATTGTTCGGGAATTTGTTGAAGTGGACAATGAAGAGATTGAAGCGGTTTTACATGAAACAAAGGAAGAAATGAAAGCATTCCCGGTTAAGGTGAGGCATTACTTGGAGAATGAACTCGGTCCTGTTTCCGCCTTCAGCCCACAGGAGCAGTAA
- a CDS encoding YutD family protein, with protein MVTINNYEYEIITDYRDGFNEEALVARFSDVLSKYDYILGDWGYGQLRLKGFYEDRNSKATYETKISTLQDYLYEYCNFGCAYFVLQKVGKVKVQPVEQE; from the coding sequence TTGGTAACAATAAATAACTACGAATATGAAATTATTACGGATTACCGGGATGGTTTCAACGAGGAAGCATTGGTCGCAAGGTTTAGCGATGTGCTGTCCAAATACGACTATATTTTAGGCGATTGGGGTTACGGTCAGCTCCGGCTGAAAGGTTTTTACGAAGACCGTAATTCCAAGGCGACATATGAAACGAAAATAAGCACGTTACAGGATTATCTTTATGAATACTGTAATTTCGGATGTGCCTACTTTGTCCTTCAAAAAGTCGGCAAGGTGAAGGTGCAGCCGGTCGAACAGGAATAG